Proteins encoded within one genomic window of Lampris incognitus isolate fLamInc1 chromosome 1, fLamInc1.hap2, whole genome shotgun sequence:
- the cnot6a gene encoding CCR4-NOT transcription complex subunit 6a: MPKEKYDPPDPRRMYTIMSSEEAANGKKSYWAELEISGRVRSLSTALWSLTHLTALHLSDNSLSRIPPDIAKLHNLVYLDLSSNKIRSLPAELGNMVSLRELLLNNNQLRVLPFELGKLFQLQTLGLKGNPLAQEILSLYQEPDGTRRLLSYLLDNLAGSIKRIPTEQPPARSWISLQEPDRTRPSALFSVMCYNVLCDKYATRQLYGYCPSWALNWEYRKKSIMQEILGCNADIISLQEVETEQYYNFFLPELKEQGYEGFFSPKSRARTMSESDRKHVDGCAIFYKTGKFSVVQKHTVEFNQLAMANSEGSEAMLNRVMTKDNIGVAVLLEVRKEMMELSSGKSLHGMEKQLLLVANAHMHWDPEYSDVKLVQTMMFLSEVKNIVDKATRSLKLSSVSGETNAIPLVLCADLNSLPDSGVVEYLSTGGVDCTHKDFKELRYSDSLTNFNCNGKNSTSNGRITHGFKLKSAYENGLMPYTNYTFDFKGVIDYIFYSKPHLNVLGILGPLDPHWLLENNVSGCPHPHIPSDHFSLFAQLELLLPNLPPQVNGLHLPARR, translated from the exons ATGCCCAAGGAAAAATATGACCCGCCAGACCCTAGGCGGATGTACACAATTATGTCGAGTGAGGAGGCAGCCAATGGGAAGAAGTCATACTGGGCTGAGCTTGAAATCAGCG GTCGGGTAAGGAGTCTCAGCACAGCCCTTTGGTCACTCACCCACCTCACTGCCCTGCACCTCAGTGACAACTCGCTGTCACGCATCCCGCCAGACATTGCCAAACTACACAACCTGGTGTACCTGGATCTCTCGTCCAATAAGATCAGGAGCCTGCCGGCAGAGCTCGGCAACATGGTGTCTCTCAG GGAACTGCTTTTAAATAACAACCAGTTGCGGGTTCTGCCATTTGAATTGGGGAAGCTGTTTCAGTTACAAACACTGGGGTTAAAAG GAAACCCACTCGCACAAGAAATTCTGAGCCTCTACCAGGAACCTGATGGCACGCGGCGGCTGCTCAGCTACCTGTTGGACAATCTGGCAGGATCTATCAAGCGCA TACCGACAGAGCAACCTCCAGCTCGGTCATGGATCTCACTTCAGGAACCAGACAGAACACGGCCCTCAG CTCTGTTCTCAGTGATGTGCTACAATGTGCTCTGTGATAAGTATGCCACGCGACAGCTATATGGTTACTGCCCATCATGGGCGTTAAACTGGGAGTACAGGAAAAAGTCCATCATGCAGGAGATCTTGGGCTGCAATGCAGACATCATCAGCTTGCAG GAAGTTGAGACAGAGCAATACTACAACTTCTTTCTGCCTGAACTGAAGGAGCAGGGTTATGAGGGATTTTTCAGTCCAAAGTCGCGGGCCAGGACTATGTCTGAGTCTGACCGCAAACATGTGGATGGATGTGCAATTTTCTACAAGACAGGAAA GTTCAGTGTGGTGCAGAAGCACACAGTGGAGTTTAACCAGCTGGCCATGGCAAACTCTGAGGGCTCAGAGGCTATGCTGAACAGGGTGATGACAAAGGACAACATTGGGGTGGCTGTCCTACTTGAGGTCCGCAAGGAGATGATGGAGCTCTCTT CGGGTAAGTCGCTTCATGGCATGGAGAAGCAACTGCTACTGGTAGCCAATGCCCACATGCACTGGGACCCAGAATACTCGGACGTCAAGCTGGTTCAGACCATGATGTTCCTGTCAGAGGTGAAAAACATTGTGGACAAGGCCACACGCAGCCTCAAACTGTCCTCTGTCTCTGGTGAGACAAATGCCATTCCGCTGGTGTTGTGTGCTGACCTCAACTCCTTGCCCGATTCTG GTGTGGTGGAGTATCTGAGTACAGGTGGAGTGGACTGCACCCACAAGGACTTCAAGGAGCTACGCTACAGTGACAGCCTGACCAATTTCAATTGCAATGGCAAGAACAGCACGTCCAACGGCAGGATCACCCACGGCTTCAAGCTGAAGAGCGCCTACGAGAATGGCCTGATGCCTTACACAAACTACACCTTTGACTTCAAG GGTGTCATCGACTACATTTTCTACTCCAAGCCTCATCTGAACGTACTGGGTATCCTGGGCCCCCTGGATCCCCACTGGCTCCTAGAGAACAATGTCAGCGGCTGCCCGCACCCCCACATCCCCTCCGACCATTTCTCCCTCTTTGCCCAGCTGGAGCTGCTCCTGCCCAACTTACCCCCCCAGGTCAACGGGCTTCACCTGCCTGCACGCAGGTAG
- the simc1 gene encoding SUMO-interacting motif-containing protein 1 isoform X1 translates to MGSCAEIEAVEIIDGNITSEKHQMSKALSSDDSENPKGNTQQTLTSNKRGIHSLENTSGDFAMVSPVPDSGIPLPEQQFFLDSVTGSPQLPLCVKRTCVKLKRSLSEVHELEKSRSLVYLTKESQQLSGCPENFDNSSMAPEYMVSRSTNYSNETQLNFSVEKLQDLVETPQVWGQAVDSKEKGCTQFHVDDTNSLLLQNRASSNCILNNLPLSVPKTEDLGDSDDLSVDSPVDFDWRWESDVEEENGECKNEVKFRSTSREERRFVCPVTLRKLIAAPVQGLDDNVEMDDGFGAPRQLCQKNLSLVYSTIEEQYSEGTLQLLSDLLQPGFYPPKDITSHLLQGILLDHQCPLQFCVQAFNLLMTTQRYHIADTNTVPWDWELLTSVVANQDNSKGHCCEVVRMLLEYVVQTLEDDYQVQLSHSALQQSVAKATLSCYLHFDRVRDVIRWLFAAIMKSTVSGEGEELARERDEYIRMVSIFQRMLSLALEVDCSPTLSSVKLSQELFQMFIYFLPLRAHRMLLLESLKSKLLSCKLLEYLLDYACPQKIHLPMSLSLLLNFLKNCTLKPDPEDGAERWKKWDELVQLLWMLLLSYNKVVRGHLRYPVTDRNHHSVIQTPHDILSRPAVREAVESFLSRSQADIGNTLPPHVEESLTYLQDHLLDVCQC, encoded by the exons ATGGGCTCTTGTGCTGAGATTGAAGCGGTAGAAATAATTGACGGCAACATCACAAGTGAGAAACACCAGATGTCCAAGGCTTTGTCATCTGATGACAGCGAAAACCCAAAAGGCAATACACAACAAACTCTAACTTCAAACAAAAGAGGCATACACTCTTTGGAAAATACCTCAGGAGACTTTGCAATGGTTTCACCAGTGCCAGACTCTGGTATTCCACTACCAGAGCAGCAATTTTTTTTGGATTCTGTGACTGGATCACCACAACTTCCTTTGTGTGTAAAAAGAACTTGTGTAAAATTGAAAAGGTCTTTATCTGAAGTCCATGAACTGGAAAAGTCAAGGTCTTTAGTTTATTTAACAAAGGAGTCTCAGCAATTGTCAGGGTGCCCTGAAAATTTTGATAACAGCAGTATGGCACCAGAATACATGGTTTCAAGGAGCACTAACTATTCTAATGAAACACAATTAAACTTTTCAGTGGAAAAGTTGCAAGACTTGGTTGAAACCCCTCAGGTCTGGGGACAGGCTGTGGACAGTAAGGAAAAGGGATGCACTCAATTCCATGTGGATGATACAAACTCTCTCCTCTTGCAAAACCGGGCAAGCTCCAACTGCATTCTCAACAACCTTCCCTTGTCTGTTCCAAAAACTGAAGACTTAGGTGATAGTGATGATCTGAGCGTGGACAGTCCAGTGGATTTTGACTGGCGATGGGAGAGTGATGTGGAGGAAGAGAATGGGGAGTGTAAAAATGAGGTGAAGTTCAGGAGTACCAGTCGAGAGGAGAGGCGTTTTGTGTGCCCAGTGACACTCAGGAAACTAATAGCTGCACCAGTTCAAGGCCTG GATGATAATGTAGAGATGGATGATGGCTTTGGTGCTCCCAGGCAGCTTTGCCAGAAGAACCTGAGCTTGGTTTATAGTACCATTGAGGAGCAATACTCAGAAGGCACTCTGCAACTGCTGTCTGACCTGCTACAGCCTGGCTTCTACCCCCCCAAGGACATCACCTCCCATCTCCTGCAAGGCATCTTGCTTGATCATCAGTGTCCCCTGCAGTTCTGTGTGCAGGCCTTTAATCTGTTGATGACAACACAGAG ATACCACATAGCTGACACTAACACTGTTCCATGGGACTGGGAGCTGTTAACCTCAGTTGTGGCTAACCAG GACAATTCCAAAGGACACTGCTGCGAGGTTGTACGCATGCTGTTGGAGTATGTTGTGCAGACTCTAGAAGATGACTACCAGGTCCAACTGTCTCACTCTGCCCTCCAGCAATCTGTTGCCAAGGCAACATTGTCTTGTTACTTGCACTTTGATCGAGTCAG AGATGTCATAAGATGGCTGTTTGCTGCCATCATGAAGTCAACAGTATCTGGGGAAGGAGAAGAATtagccagagagagagatgaatataTCAG GATGGTGTCCATCTTTCAGAGAATGCTGTCTTTGGCACTGGAGGTAGACTGCAGTCCAACTCTCAGCTCTGTCAAGCTGTCTCAGGAGCTTTTTCAAATGTTCATCTACTTTCTGCCATTGCGAGCTCACAG GATGCTGTTACTGGAGAGCTTGAAGAGCAAACTGCTGAGCTGTAAGCTGTTAGAATATCTATTGGACTATGCCTGCCCACAGAAAATTCATCTGCCCATGTCACTCAGTCTGTTGCTTAATTTTCTGAAGAATTGCACTCTCAAACCAGACCCCGAG GATGGTGCAGAAAGGTGGAAGAAGTGGGATGAGTTGGTCCAACTCCTCTGGATGTTGCTGCTAAGCTACAACAAAGTGGTTAGAG GTCACTTGCGCTACCCAGTTACAGACCGAAATCATCACAGCGTGATCCAAACGCCACATGACATTTTGTCCAGGCCTGCTGTTCGGGAAGCTGTGGAGTCTTTCCTGTCCAGATCCCAGGCTGACATTGGCAATACCCTACCACCTCATGTTGAGGAGTCTCTCACCTACCTACAGGATCACCTACTAGATGTCTGCCAGTGTTGA
- the simc1 gene encoding SUMO-interacting motif-containing protein 1 isoform X2, whose translation MDDGFGAPRQLCQKNLSLVYSTIEEQYSEGTLQLLSDLLQPGFYPPKDITSHLLQGILLDHQCPLQFCVQAFNLLMTTQRYHIADTNTVPWDWELLTSVVANQDNSKGHCCEVVRMLLEYVVQTLEDDYQVQLSHSALQQSVAKATLSCYLHFDRVRDVIRWLFAAIMKSTVSGEGEELARERDEYIRMVSIFQRMLSLALEVDCSPTLSSVKLSQELFQMFIYFLPLRAHRMLLLESLKSKLLSCKLLEYLLDYACPQKIHLPMSLSLLLNFLKNCTLKPDPEDGAERWKKWDELVQLLWMLLLSYNKVVRGHLRYPVTDRNHHSVIQTPHDILSRPAVREAVESFLSRSQADIGNTLPPHVEESLTYLQDHLLDVCQC comes from the exons ATGGATGATGGCTTTGGTGCTCCCAGGCAGCTTTGCCAGAAGAACCTGAGCTTGGTTTATAGTACCATTGAGGAGCAATACTCAGAAGGCACTCTGCAACTGCTGTCTGACCTGCTACAGCCTGGCTTCTACCCCCCCAAGGACATCACCTCCCATCTCCTGCAAGGCATCTTGCTTGATCATCAGTGTCCCCTGCAGTTCTGTGTGCAGGCCTTTAATCTGTTGATGACAACACAGAG ATACCACATAGCTGACACTAACACTGTTCCATGGGACTGGGAGCTGTTAACCTCAGTTGTGGCTAACCAG GACAATTCCAAAGGACACTGCTGCGAGGTTGTACGCATGCTGTTGGAGTATGTTGTGCAGACTCTAGAAGATGACTACCAGGTCCAACTGTCTCACTCTGCCCTCCAGCAATCTGTTGCCAAGGCAACATTGTCTTGTTACTTGCACTTTGATCGAGTCAG AGATGTCATAAGATGGCTGTTTGCTGCCATCATGAAGTCAACAGTATCTGGGGAAGGAGAAGAATtagccagagagagagatgaatataTCAG GATGGTGTCCATCTTTCAGAGAATGCTGTCTTTGGCACTGGAGGTAGACTGCAGTCCAACTCTCAGCTCTGTCAAGCTGTCTCAGGAGCTTTTTCAAATGTTCATCTACTTTCTGCCATTGCGAGCTCACAG GATGCTGTTACTGGAGAGCTTGAAGAGCAAACTGCTGAGCTGTAAGCTGTTAGAATATCTATTGGACTATGCCTGCCCACAGAAAATTCATCTGCCCATGTCACTCAGTCTGTTGCTTAATTTTCTGAAGAATTGCACTCTCAAACCAGACCCCGAG GATGGTGCAGAAAGGTGGAAGAAGTGGGATGAGTTGGTCCAACTCCTCTGGATGTTGCTGCTAAGCTACAACAAAGTGGTTAGAG GTCACTTGCGCTACCCAGTTACAGACCGAAATCATCACAGCGTGATCCAAACGCCACATGACATTTTGTCCAGGCCTGCTGTTCGGGAAGCTGTGGAGTCTTTCCTGTCCAGATCCCAGGCTGACATTGGCAATACCCTACCACCTCATGTTGAGGAGTCTCTCACCTACCTACAGGATCACCTACTAGATGTCTGCCAGTGTTGA